One Desulforhopalus sp. DNA segment encodes these proteins:
- the gap gene encoding type I glyceraldehyde-3-phosphate dehydrogenase, whose product MTIKIGINGFGRIGRNIFRAIDKDSAFADIEVVAINDLTDNPTLAHLLKYDSVMGVYARDVQSNEKGIMVDGRQVAVSNFRNPAEIPWGALGVEYVAECTGKFVDAESAQAHIDAGASKVVISAPAKGNVKTFVMGVNEDEYDPVTHHIVSNASCTTNCLAPFAKVILDKFGIKRGLMTTVHAYTGDQRLLDFPHSDPRRARAAALSMIPTKTGAAAAVSLVIPELKGKFDGLAVRVPTPTVSLVDAVMEVERETTVAEVNKALKDAASRYLGYTELPLVSIDFQGNAHSSIIDAQCTKVIGNSVKVMSWYDNEWGYSNRMLDLILHMEANKAI is encoded by the coding sequence ATGACGATAAAAATTGGAATTAACGGTTTTGGCCGGATTGGCAGAAATATTTTCAGGGCAATAGATAAGGATAGTGCATTTGCCGATATTGAGGTTGTGGCAATTAACGATCTCACTGACAACCCGACACTTGCCCATCTGCTGAAATATGACTCAGTGATGGGAGTGTATGCCAGAGACGTGCAGAGCAATGAGAAAGGCATCATGGTGGATGGCCGGCAGGTAGCCGTATCAAATTTTCGCAATCCCGCTGAGATTCCGTGGGGAGCGCTTGGTGTCGAGTATGTGGCCGAATGTACTGGCAAATTCGTCGATGCAGAGTCAGCGCAGGCCCATATCGATGCGGGTGCATCAAAGGTGGTTATTTCAGCACCGGCAAAAGGCAATGTGAAGACCTTTGTTATGGGAGTAAATGAAGATGAGTATGATCCTGTCACCCATCACATAGTGTCTAACGCCTCCTGCACCACTAATTGCCTTGCCCCATTTGCCAAGGTGATTCTCGATAAGTTCGGCATCAAGCGCGGCCTGATGACAACAGTACATGCATATACAGGGGATCAAAGACTGCTCGATTTTCCGCATTCCGACCCACGCCGAGCACGGGCTGCGGCATTGTCGATGATTCCAACAAAGACTGGCGCAGCGGCAGCGGTGTCTTTAGTAATACCGGAACTTAAGGGCAAATTTGATGGGTTGGCTGTTCGAGTACCCACACCGACAGTATCCTTGGTCGATGCGGTTATGGAGGTGGAAAGAGAGACCACCGTGGCAGAGGTGAACAAGGCCTTAAAGGATGCGGCTAGTAGATATCTCGGTTATACGGAATTACCCCTTGTCTCTATCGATTTTCAGGGCAATGCGCACTCTTCAATTATTGATGCTCAGTGCACAAAGGTGATAGGTAATTCGGTTAAAGTGATGAGCTGGTATGATAATGAGTGGGGGTATTCCAATAGAATGCTTGATCTTATTCTCCATATGGAGGCGAATAAGGCAATTTGA
- a CDS encoding PEP-utilizing enzyme has protein sequence MEATPQEKIIESDALRANLIETAGSVVIEEDLLVLLEAVEQFNGLHTALEKLLLEICHPFRNWKIILPQLRSFALKNSNHYRTHLRGPDAFCIFSRIFFEAIHDTTRDAGLLSQAVSAQMVWLDKLTSQLTGDDLRRFAMELNIVFERLAELDRTDKQVMMQIVQGQHPFVKIAKQLLALTAQDRVEFDFTPLARLLQTILSNCYRYWLREDDPLTWFLDRCSIPVADFHSSNLFQAISHETMERQLEEVTGLDITNGPSTALQTMLEYPEHVDIVKYYRAMPNNLVAAEAVFRQIEEQGITHLHHFTENRKLLFLFKIMDTDGLYLIHEETLREINRSLVQLIRQQSFEEIEDFLLTAFKLLKANVRKFPHTSLQCIQVLGGEVFDRGNSRMVEAFLWGVVRFGFQHANVVGVDENWQPLANPAHLANIRVWLHLIMREPKWCSTLFSALIIHLKLSGTCVKDTDLFQRDITQLLNHPIEPIYNLSKQFAKLMPVFFNEIGSEGELRDVSTELDEIHRRKDVLIHFLRKQGHVESSNLIVDFVQAIFLFWKTGDKSLLIPFIPEEVYSQVAINGEYIDDVRLLSERFWSAMAINRVQDLLVKDKETISHYLESQKDIRPEEIRRFELLVRMYKLLYKKYNLGVQQLRSEILKAVNDGFPEMERLLADLDHADTEHCLEALLTALEGLKKIILSEETFEAQEDIYYKRHIAADIPSVYGRYKERKFDALSLTFRLENFANLYLEKLPETVNLSIITQATFYNIVRCINLFLRALAIDGITSRRLSTYLSLLEASLKVRRFSYTQYLDIFRGMSEGVKDIIYAFYTNIHQNNLSIIIPQIGKENLLEKFANFYDETEVGTTVQRLSEVFFRELISSTFGLQHLDNFILRILQTLENQKDLLDQERLDLLMTYNPERVLSLLHRPNPYTNNLIHLGNKGFNLATLLAEGKRVPEAFVLTTEIFRCREIVFGYDKTRQELMERIRQALTEIEQLTGRTFGSPVRPLLLSVRSGGAISMPGMMATVANVGLNEELIADLIVNHGNEYLAWDNYRRFLQSWAMISGVGREDFQVLMNAAKAKYDVTLKRHFSPEQMKELALSYRGLIRQRGIVIPEDPWLQLVNAIQLVLDSWETQKAQEFRKIMDVSDSWGTAVIVQAMVFGNKSGNAGSGVVFTAHPYRKVQRVALWGDYAYGDQGEDIVSGLVSSHAISVEQAKLDGRPEEETLEHHFPKIYKQLLDISRELVYEKRWNPQEIEFTFEGPEPDKLYLLQTRDMITIKKKEHLNVFVESPALEASYLGKGVGVSGSALSGRAVFTEDNIRKLRQTDPVTPLILIRQDTVPEDIKAVSQADGLLTSRGGQTSHASVVAVRLEKTCVVGCRSLKVYEAEQYCEIAGVKIVFGDPISIDGRNGQVLNGAHSIVEEYHILPI, from the coding sequence ATGGAAGCCACGCCTCAAGAGAAGATTATTGAATCGGATGCTTTACGGGCAAATCTCATCGAGACTGCGGGGAGCGTGGTTATCGAAGAAGATTTATTGGTGTTGCTTGAGGCTGTTGAACAATTCAACGGATTACATACGGCCCTCGAAAAACTTCTATTGGAGATCTGTCACCCGTTTCGCAATTGGAAGATTATTTTGCCGCAGCTGCGTAGTTTTGCCTTAAAGAACTCCAACCATTACCGAACACACCTGCGTGGACCGGATGCCTTTTGTATTTTTAGTCGGATTTTTTTTGAGGCAATACACGACACTACTCGGGATGCCGGTCTGTTGTCCCAGGCGGTTAGTGCCCAAATGGTCTGGCTTGATAAATTAACTAGTCAGCTTACCGGTGATGATTTGCGTCGTTTTGCAATGGAGTTAAACATCGTATTCGAACGATTGGCGGAATTGGACAGAACAGACAAGCAGGTTATGATGCAAATTGTTCAGGGGCAGCACCCTTTTGTCAAAATTGCCAAACAACTCCTTGCTCTTACTGCACAAGATCGGGTTGAATTTGATTTTACGCCGCTTGCCCGACTCCTCCAGACTATTCTCAGTAACTGCTATCGATATTGGTTGAGGGAAGATGATCCGCTGACCTGGTTTCTCGACCGCTGCAGCATACCGGTTGCGGACTTTCATTCATCTAATCTCTTTCAGGCAATTTCCCATGAAACGATGGAGCGTCAACTGGAGGAGGTGACTGGACTAGACATAACTAACGGTCCTTCCACGGCATTGCAAACCATGCTTGAGTATCCGGAACATGTTGATATTGTTAAATATTACAGGGCGATGCCGAATAATCTCGTGGCGGCAGAGGCGGTCTTTAGGCAGATTGAAGAGCAGGGAATAACCCATCTCCATCATTTTACCGAAAACAGAAAGCTGCTGTTTTTGTTTAAGATAATGGATACGGATGGATTGTATCTCATCCATGAAGAGACTCTGCGGGAGATTAATCGGAGCCTTGTGCAGCTTATTCGGCAACAAAGTTTTGAGGAAATTGAGGATTTCCTCCTGACTGCTTTTAAGCTGCTTAAGGCCAATGTGCGCAAATTTCCTCACACCTCCCTGCAATGTATTCAGGTGTTGGGTGGAGAGGTGTTCGACCGTGGCAACAGTCGCATGGTCGAGGCCTTTCTCTGGGGTGTAGTGCGTTTTGGTTTTCAACACGCCAATGTTGTTGGCGTTGATGAAAACTGGCAACCACTCGCGAATCCGGCGCACCTTGCTAATATTCGGGTCTGGCTTCACCTGATCATGCGGGAGCCGAAATGGTGTTCTACTCTATTCTCGGCACTGATCATTCATCTCAAACTCTCCGGCACCTGTGTCAAAGATACTGATTTATTTCAGAGGGATATTACCCAACTGCTCAATCATCCAATAGAGCCAATTTATAATCTTTCGAAACAATTCGCAAAATTGATGCCGGTATTCTTTAATGAAATTGGCTCTGAAGGTGAGTTGCGGGATGTATCGACAGAACTCGATGAGATCCATAGGCGCAAGGACGTGCTGATACATTTTCTCCGCAAACAGGGACATGTGGAGAGTTCCAACCTCATTGTCGATTTTGTTCAGGCGATTTTTCTTTTTTGGAAAACAGGCGATAAAAGCCTTCTCATCCCCTTTATTCCAGAGGAAGTTTACAGCCAAGTAGCCATCAACGGTGAGTATATCGACGATGTTCGGCTTCTCAGTGAGCGATTTTGGTCGGCAATGGCCATCAATAGAGTGCAGGACCTCCTCGTTAAAGATAAGGAAACGATCAGCCACTACCTTGAAAGCCAGAAGGATATTCGGCCAGAGGAGATCCGCCGTTTTGAATTGCTGGTGCGGATGTACAAGCTGCTCTACAAAAAGTATAATTTGGGCGTACAACAACTCCGTTCGGAAATTTTAAAGGCCGTCAACGATGGTTTTCCGGAGATGGAACGGCTTCTAGCCGATCTTGATCATGCTGATACAGAGCATTGCCTTGAAGCGCTGCTTACCGCCTTGGAAGGTTTGAAAAAAATCATTCTTTCCGAGGAAACCTTCGAGGCACAGGAGGATATATACTACAAGCGGCATATCGCCGCAGATATTCCTTCTGTCTACGGACGCTACAAGGAACGCAAGTTCGACGCCCTCAGTCTTACCTTTCGTCTCGAAAATTTTGCCAACCTGTATTTAGAAAAGTTGCCGGAAACTGTTAATTTATCGATTATTACCCAGGCCACTTTTTATAATATTGTTCGCTGTATCAACCTATTTCTCCGGGCTTTGGCGATTGACGGTATAACCTCCAGGCGACTCTCAACCTATCTCTCGCTGCTGGAAGCCTCACTGAAGGTTCGAAGATTTTCCTACACTCAGTATCTTGATATCTTTCGTGGGATGTCTGAAGGAGTGAAGGACATTATTTACGCCTTCTATACCAATATTCACCAGAATAACTTGTCGATCATCATCCCTCAGATCGGTAAAGAAAATCTTCTTGAGAAATTTGCCAATTTCTATGACGAGACGGAGGTAGGGACGACTGTACAGAGATTGTCGGAGGTTTTCTTCCGGGAATTAATTTCCTCAACCTTTGGGCTGCAGCATCTTGACAATTTCATTCTTAGGATACTACAAACTCTTGAAAATCAAAAAGATCTCCTCGATCAGGAACGGTTAGACCTGCTCATGACCTACAATCCGGAGAGGGTGCTGTCGTTATTGCATCGGCCGAATCCATACACCAACAACCTCATTCATCTTGGGAACAAGGGTTTTAATCTGGCGACTCTTCTTGCTGAAGGAAAGCGCGTGCCGGAGGCATTTGTCCTAACAACGGAAATATTTCGTTGCCGGGAGATTGTCTTTGGGTATGACAAGACCCGTCAGGAACTCATGGAGCGCATTCGCCAAGCCTTGACGGAGATTGAACAGTTGACGGGAAGGACCTTCGGTTCACCGGTTAGGCCTTTGCTTTTGTCTGTGCGGAGTGGTGGCGCCATTTCCATGCCGGGAATGATGGCCACCGTGGCAAATGTCGGACTCAATGAAGAACTTATTGCCGATCTCATCGTCAATCATGGCAACGAATATCTGGCCTGGGACAATTATCGGCGATTTTTGCAATCCTGGGCGATGATTTCCGGGGTCGGCCGAGAGGATTTCCAGGTTTTGATGAATGCCGCCAAGGCTAAATATGATGTGACTTTAAAGAGGCATTTCTCCCCAGAGCAAATGAAGGAGCTTGCCCTTTCGTACCGAGGTTTAATCCGGCAACGGGGGATTGTCATCCCTGAGGATCCCTGGCTCCAACTGGTCAATGCTATTCAGTTGGTTTTGGATTCTTGGGAAACTCAGAAGGCCCAGGAGTTTCGCAAAATTATGGATGTATCCGATTCGTGGGGAACGGCGGTGATTGTCCAGGCCATGGTCTTTGGCAATAAGAGCGGCAATGCAGGGTCGGGTGTCGTTTTTACGGCGCACCCGTATCGCAAGGTACAGCGTGTAGCACTCTGGGGTGACTATGCCTATGGGGATCAAGGTGAGGATATTGTTTCCGGGTTGGTATCGAGCCATGCGATCTCGGTTGAACAGGCGAAACTCGACGGCAGGCCGGAAGAGGAAACTCTCGAGCACCATTTTCCGAAAATATATAAACAACTATTAGATATATCAAGAGAACTTGTCTATGAGAAACGATGGAATCCGCAAGAGATAGAGTTTACTTTTGAAGGGCCTGAGCCTGATAAACTCTATCTTCTGCAGACCCGAGATATGATAACCATCAAGAAAAAGGAGCACCTGAATGTCTTTGTTGAAAGTCCAGCCTTAGAGGCATCTTATCTCGGCAAAGGTGTGGGGGTTTCCGGATCAGCGCTTTCCGGTCGTGCTGTATTCACTGAAGATAATATTCGCAAACTGAGACAAACCGATCCGGTGACGCCACTTATCCTTATTCGTCAGGATACCGTTCCCGAGGATATCAAAGCGGTGAGCCAGGCTGATGGCTTGCTTACTTCCAGAGGGGGGCAGACCTCTCATGCTTCGGTTGTTGCAGTACGCTTGGAGAAGACCTGTGTCGTCGGATGTAGGAGCTTAAAGGTATATGAGGCCGAGCAATATTGCGAAATTGCCGGAGTCAAAATCGTTTTTGGCGATCCGATTTCTATTGATGGCCGTAATGGCCAGGTCTTGAATGGGGCTCATTCAATAGTTGAGGAGTACCACATACTGCCGATATAG
- a CDS encoding DUF2892 domain-containing protein has product MIITDWIHIIAGFFILLSLSLGVEISPFFQSNYWLLLTAFVGLNLFQFGFSKFCPMGLILKRLGVPENRD; this is encoded by the coding sequence ATGATAATCACTGATTGGATCCATATTATTGCCGGTTTTTTTATTCTTCTCAGTCTTTCCCTTGGTGTCGAGATCAGCCCTTTTTTCCAAAGTAATTATTGGCTCTTGTTAACGGCATTCGTCGGCCTCAACCTCTTCCAGTTTGGATTCTCAAAGTTCTGTCCAATGGGTCTCATTCTGAAAAGACTTGGGGTTCCTGAAAACAGAGATTAA
- a CDS encoding metalloregulator ArsR/SmtB family transcription factor, with product MQDEQIDAMAKLLKSMSHPIRLKILCLLQDKELSVGDIREQVKTTNANVSQHLNILRGQGIIDYRKDANFIYNKIVDKRILELIKSMRLLFCPNL from the coding sequence ATGCAAGACGAGCAAATTGACGCAATGGCGAAACTTCTAAAATCGATGTCTCACCCGATTCGTTTGAAAATTCTCTGTCTTTTGCAGGACAAGGAGCTTTCTGTAGGTGACATAAGGGAGCAAGTTAAGACAACCAACGCAAATGTATCCCAACATTTAAATATCTTGCGAGGCCAGGGTATCATTGACTACCGCAAGGATGCAAATTTTATCTACAACAAGATCGTCGACAAGCGTATTCTCGAACTTATCAAGAGCATGCGACTGCTTTTCTGCCCAAATCTTTAA
- a CDS encoding isochorismatase family protein: MTTSLLTPGNVCLHVVDVQQSLMAKIDDAERVASTVDLMIRCARIFKMPILANTQYIKGLGPYAADLEELVQGIPRFDKVEFNALANEDTATFIGELPKTVTTIALVGVETHICIYQTAMGLLNLGLKVWIVADGVSSRKRADHEAGLARLQSVGGIIGPAEMLIYELLGRAGTAEFKQVLPLIINRSS; the protein is encoded by the coding sequence ATGACGACTTCGTTGCTGACTCCGGGGAATGTCTGCTTGCATGTAGTTGATGTTCAGCAAAGTCTTATGGCAAAAATTGATGATGCGGAGAGGGTTGCATCGACTGTCGACCTCATGATCCGCTGTGCCAGAATCTTCAAAATGCCAATTCTTGCCAATACCCAATATATCAAAGGGCTAGGTCCCTATGCTGCAGATCTTGAAGAACTTGTGCAAGGTATTCCACGTTTTGACAAGGTGGAGTTCAACGCCTTAGCCAATGAGGATACGGCAACCTTTATCGGCGAGCTTCCCAAAACTGTAACGACGATAGCATTAGTGGGTGTAGAAACACACATCTGCATCTACCAAACTGCAATGGGTCTATTGAATCTGGGGCTTAAGGTTTGGATCGTTGCCGATGGAGTATCATCAAGAAAGAGGGCTGATCATGAAGCCGGCCTTGCTCGTTTGCAAAGTGTTGGAGGGATTATTGGTCCAGCGGAAATGCTTATATACGAGTTGCTGGGCAGGGCAGGAACCGCCGAGTTTAAGCAGGTACTGCCGCTTATCATTAATCGGAGCTCCTAG